A window of the Dehalococcoidales bacterium genome harbors these coding sequences:
- a CDS encoding glycosyltransferase family 2 protein, giving the protein MSTLLSVIICTYNRAALLAKCLDSLIEQKLDSYSFEVVVVDNNSSDNTGELITRYKTMLPNIRYVFEGNQGLSYARNRGCAEAVAKYLVYLDDDAIAPPHYLMSVTRIIEDHSPDIMGGPVYPYYTSKKPRWFKDEYEIREYETQSGFSRTCSISGGNYIIKKRILESLGLFDVNLGMRGNSIGIGEERKVLETYRATTPEDAQKVYYALECYVKHHVPAYKMKISYIMKRCYASGRSSQKISAVYAVKSDSAGETKVLLFFINLCGKGISRIFTHLKRHGLRGVDYIQVSRKCFVYLGTITGMLDNTMRRKR; this is encoded by the coding sequence GTGAGTACTTTACTATCAGTAATCATATGCACTTACAACAGGGCAGCGCTGCTGGCGAAATGCCTTGATAGCCTTATTGAGCAGAAACTCGATTCATATAGCTTCGAGGTCGTTGTCGTTGACAATAATTCTAGCGACAATACCGGAGAATTGATAACCCGATACAAAACGATGCTTCCCAACATCAGATATGTATTCGAAGGAAATCAAGGGCTATCCTACGCTCGCAATCGGGGTTGCGCCGAAGCCGTAGCCAAATACCTTGTCTATCTTGACGACGATGCCATCGCCCCTCCGCACTATTTGATGAGCGTCACCCGCATAATCGAAGACCACTCCCCGGATATCATGGGCGGGCCGGTGTATCCGTACTATACCTCCAAAAAACCCCGCTGGTTCAAGGATGAATATGAAATAAGGGAATATGAGACTCAGTCAGGATTTTCCAGGACATGCAGTATAAGCGGGGGAAATTACATTATCAAGAAAAGGATACTTGAATCCCTGGGCTTGTTTGATGTGAATTTGGGCATGCGAGGTAACAGTATAGGCATTGGAGAAGAGAGAAAAGTGCTGGAGACGTATCGAGCCACGACTCCCGAAGACGCACAAAAAGTGTATTACGCGCTGGAATGCTACGTCAAACATCATGTCCCTGCATATAAGATGAAAATAAGCTACATCATGAAGCGCTGTTATGCTTCCGGAAGATCATCACAGAAAATAAGCGCGGTATACGCCGTTAAAAGTGACAGCGCAGGGGAGACAAAGGTGTTGCTGTTTTTCATTAATTTGTGTGGTAAAGGCATTTCCAGGATTTTTACTCATTTGAAAAGGCACGGGCTGAGGGGGGTTGACTATATTCAGGTGAGCCGAAAATGCTTTGTATATCTGGGGACAATAACGGGAATGCTGGACAATACGATGAGGAGAAAACGGTAG